The genomic segment TCAGATTACAAATCTTTATAATATGAAGAAGGCGGGATGGCATATCCCGCCAACGGTTCACCATCTTTTATTCGGTTTTATATCCGGCGCGACGGGGGCGTATGCCCATAAATGACAAAAGCCCTGCAGTGCAGGGCTTTTGCTTTTATAACTGGATACAGATTATTTAAACAACAGTTTAACAAGGGGGAAATTAATTGATGAAAATAGCACTCCCAAGCTTGATAACGCAAGAACTATTACGAAGCAAATTAACAGAGCTTTTAAATCACTCTTCGACAGTTTAAGCGGTTGTGATTGGCTCACCTCTATCAATTTAGTTTTTGACACATAATCACCTAACCTCCTATCTGGTTTAATAAGAAAAAATATCACTTCTATCGGCCACAGACATAGAAATATATTTCGTATCATAGTCTTTATGTTTAAAGCCTCAATATCTGTTTGCAAATCCACTATCTGAATCCGCATCAAATACTTGCCTACACTTTGCCCATTCATATTGTCTTTACAGATAATGAGAGTAAAGATCAAAGAGAATATGATATTTGTAACATAATTGATGTGTGTCAGATTCAACAACATTAATAGTTGTCCTATCAATAATATGATTGCGAAATCAATTATTGCTGCTAAAAAACGCTTTCGTCTCATGTGTTCTTTTTATGGTATTTTAAATTAATAATAATTCCAATCCAACATAACGTTATTAATGCAAATTGCCCAACGATCGCTTTATCAATCACTTCCCGATTATATAGCATGATGGGATCAATAAATAGGTAAGCATAAAATAAAAGACAATCGAATAAAATCAAGATAGGGAGCAGCATATAAACAATAACTTTCGATTTCACGAGAGGTTTATTATTTTCGTCTGAGTCTCTTCTATTCATGGATAAAATATAAGTGCCTACTGAAAAAAATAAGAATGCTGCGTTTAGAATAACAAAATCAAATGGTTTGCTATATAATGAAATTACGAAAGCCAGTAAAGAGCATATAAAACAACCAATTGCTGCCAGTAAAAAATTGAACTTTATTGAAAGCATAATTATTTCTTATCTGTATTAGTTATGGTTTTCAAGACCTCCGAAAATGCTTTTGCAACTTCGTCCCAATTAACCTTGCCTTCTACCCCTAAGCCTAAAGCAACACCTCCTGTCGTCACAGTACCACCTGATTCTGTTGTTTTAACACTAGTTTCGCTTTTGCTTCCTGTCTCAGTATATGTTCCATTTCTATTCTCAACATAATTAGTAGTCTTTTTATTTTCTACTGTTACAAATGCCGCATTTGCAGACATCGTTGTTGTTTTTTCGGCTTGTCCTTTCCCTTTATCTTTAGCCTCTTCCTTAACACCGCCGCCATATAAGCCGAGCTGTAAAGAGCTTTCTTTTGAGAGTGCTGGATTTGCAACATTTAATGTATTCTTTCCTTGTTCAAATCCTCCAAACTCCATACTAAGCATATTTATTTTCCCGGAAACTCCCTTTTTGTTAACATCAAATTTAAACCCGACTTGAAATCCTAAGCTAACAGTCACAGATCCTGCTTTCTTCAAATGTTGCCAAGCCTTCTTCATACTTCTACCATCCGGATCAATGTAATTCACTGGGTTATTCTCACAATAGACATAGGGACTCACATTCGGATACTTCTCTGCCAGGGGATCGACAGCACTCCACCGCCCAATCGTCGGATCATACCATCTCGCACCATAATCCAGCATATTCAGCCCGTTCATCCGGTCAATCTCCTTGCCGTTATAAAGATAAGGCTGATTTGATGCATCATAACCATTCTTGTAATTAGCATCTGTTTCCTGCCCAAAAGGATAATAGCTATTAATCTGAGTTATAGAATACGAAGGTGATATTGGCCTATTTAAATAATCACTCTGGAAACATACTCTATTATTACCCAAATGATCTTTCAAATAATAATAATACCGACTAAATGATGCTGAAAAATTACCTAAAGCAAATTTAGGCTCTAAAAACCCATCCGGTGTCAGAATTTTCTTTAGGTATCCCTGCTCATAAATAAAATTTCCGCAATAGTCGATAGCCCAGCATCCGCTGAGTGATCCGTTATATTCCTGATCGGTTCTACCAAGCTCTATAGGTGTTTGCAATGGAGTTGCTGCATAGGTATAATAAACACGTCGCTTTACGCCTGCCGCATCATAGAGATACTGGCTCTTATTCCCATCCGAAAACTGAATCTTCTCTGGCAAATTTAGTGAATTATATTTCATCCAGGCAATGCTTTTATTGAGATCTGCTATCTGATTGCCATTATTGTCATAAAGATACTCATTATCATCCTCAGAATTATTTTCATCCCAACGATCTACAAAGATAGGACAACTTCCAAATTCAATATCAATATTATTATTGGTAACATGTTTCAGTTGATTGCCATTATATTGAAGTGTAAGATCATCTGCTATGCCAGGAATTTGTTGCCAGGTTTCCCAGTCATATATATGACCATTTCGAATCAGACTTTTGATATTTCCGTTCTTGTCATATAGGCCAACCTCTTCATTATACACCTCATCCGGAGAATAAGTTGCCTTCTTCAGTCGATTCAGCTTGTCATAAGTAAAACTATATTGACAAAGAGCATTTCCTCCCTGCTTGGTACTCCATTGCTGAGCCGAAATATTTCCGTTATAAGCAGGAGTAGCCCCGGCTGTCGCTCCGTCCTGATAATAGAGCGTCTCTTTAAACTCGGATGAGTTGATGGACTTCAGCCAGCCTCTAACATTGTAGTTATATTTAATTTTCTGTATCCCGCTATGCAGTATTGTCGTATCCAAACGACCTACCTCATCATATACTTTTGAACTTAACAATATACTGGCCCAATTATTTATTTTGTGATATGTTTTAAGAAGACGCCCTGCATGATCATAGGTGAATGAATAAACTTCTGTGATCTCCGGATTGGTATAGGCTTTATGTACATGACGTTTATTTAAAGGCTGACCGGTAAAGTTATAGGCAAAAAACTCATAATCATAGCCACCCAGATGATTTGTGGCACGACTTTGTACTACCCGTCCGTATTTGTCATAATAAAGAGCGGTTACTTCATACTTGGAGGGATCATCCAGGTGATAAACACGGGTTCCGGTGAGCAGGGTTTTGGCGTTACTGCTATAGGGGGTATAGCCGTTCTGCTCCTGACCGTTATCGTAGTTAAGTGTGGCGTTGGATATAAAACTATAATTATCATAGTAATTGACCGTTAGCAGTGTGGAGGGAGTCAGGTTACTACTGGAGTATCCCGCCACAGGTCCGCTGCCGGTATAGCTTTCGTTTACAGCTATGTTTGAATGATTAATTTTCATTGTTTCCCTGCTGCTCCCGTCGGTTATCAGTCCGTTGTATAGCAACCGATCGAACTGGTCGTATTTATTAACCGTCCACTGGCTTTTCGTCCGCTGATTACCATCCTGTGAGAGAATGAGCCGGTCGGCATAGTCATAGACCATGTAAATCCATTTACATCCGGGCAGTTTTTTTTCTATGCAACGTTTGCGCCCGTCGTAATGATAAATGTAGCCATATAGGTCGAGCCATGAACCGATAGCTTCTCCGCAATCGCTTGTAGAATTGATATTATCGGCAGCCATGGGTGGGAGTACATAGCTCAGATTGTTGTAGTCATCGTACACATAGTAGGTGTCATGATCGTCCGCCGTGCGGCTCAGCACCTTGTGCCCCAGTTTGTCGGTAAACTCTTCTACCGTTTTGCCATCCTCATCGGTGTTTTTGTGTCCGTGGAGGGTATTTGCATCATAGTATCCGTTTAGCGCTAATCCTGTCCCTGTTACCACGAAGCGTTTTACTGAATTTGTACTGTTGGTGGTATATTCCTGCTTTCTTTTCTTACCGCTGTTTTGCCAGTCTATCCCCGCACCATACTGTCCAGTTATTCGGTTCAGGGGCGTAGGTTCGTATTCTGTCAGGCTATAAGGCTTAGAGTCTCCGGCATTGCTACTGCGTGCAGGTGTACCGAAATCGGCCACGAAAGCCCCATTGTTGCCCGCCACCGCTCCCGGTAACCATTGTCGCGTCTGTCGCCCAAAGTCATCATATTCCACACCGCTCACCAGATCGGCACCCTGTGGGGTAATGCCACGCTGCACGGTTTCCGATGGCCGCCCCAACCCATCGAAATATTGCACTGTTTGCAGGCTTTGACCAGTGGTCAGCGAGCTTACATCGGTACTTTCTACAGTGGGAGTAATGGTGTAAATAAAGTTTTGAGGAGAACCGGCAGGAGTAATGCCACTCTCGGGAGGATCAACGACTGCTGTACTACCGTGCAGCGTGGTGGTAATGTTGCCATTGCCGGTAGAGCCTTCGGATATTATGTAATAAGTGCCGGCAGAAAGTGTTTTTCGAATATATGCCTGGGAAGTATTGCTACATGCCCCGCTTCCTGTATAATTTTCATTGGCGACAATTTCTGCGCCTTTCCAGTCTAACAAATGCAGGTACGTATCGTTCAGAGCGGAACCACAGTGAGAAATGGTAACATCCATCTTTGTCCCGAGTACAAAACTATAATAAACATCTCTCAGGTAATTACCTCCATTGTTGTAAAAATCAGTAGTGTTTTTAGTGTCGCTATAGGTAAAATCATTATTGTGCCAGACCACTTGTATTGGATTGTCGAATGTATCGCCCACTCCGTTGCTCATAGGTGTTCCGGACACCTTCAATGCCACATTCCCAGAATCGTAACCATACGTGGAAATTATGTAATTACCGGCAGGAAGAAATGTACGGTGATAGGCCAGGCGTGTGTTACCACAGTTTTCACTTCCGTCATAATCGTCATTATCCTCATAAAAGCAGTTATCAACTCCCATAATATAAAGAAAAGAATCATCTACATTCGATCCGCAATTGGAAACCGTCAATTCCATGTCCTGCGCAGTGGATAAGGAGTAATAAAGAGCTCCCGAGGAAAAATTATTAGTATTTTGCTGATTAAAATAGGTAAAGTTGCCATCTTTGTAGCCAATGGGAATCGGATGATCAATATCATCTCCCAGCAGAATGGGCTGGGGCGCAGTCAGGTTGACAGTAACAACACCATCCCCCGAACCAGTCGCCTCTGCTGCAATATAGTATGTCCCCGGTGAGAATCTTTTGGTAATGAACCCCTGCATATACCGAACCGAATTGGTTGGCAGGGAGTAATCATATTCACATGATTGTAAATGATTCCTATTGCTGTCATACACCTCGAAACTGACGGCTCCAGCGGGGGAGCCATATGTATCGATAGTAACATCCAGCGTAGTAGTGATAGTGAACTTAACATAGTATTTTCCCCTAACCGCATATGTGTCAAAGCAATTTGCATAATAAGGCAATCGTGTATCCTGCGATACCGAAGTGGAAAAGTAGGTATTGAAACTCCCGGCGTCGCGTGCACAATCGAAATAACCATAATAATTGTACTGAGAAAATCCGGACAGCATAAATACTGCAAAAAAGATGAGGAGTATAAATAATCGTTTCATAATGTATTAATTCTATGAAGGCTATGTGGGGTTAGTTACTATATTTATACTGGTAAGTATTTAGAATATGGTTATCGTCATTCTGTGTCTTCATTAAACGGTTAAAACCGTCATACGTATACCTTGTTGTAATACCTCTTGGATCAGTCACGGCGGTTACGCCTATCAAGGGAGCATATGAACAGGTTGTCACTTTTGCATTTGGTAATTGATTTCGTAGTTGGTTTAAAGCGTCCATATCAGATGAGCTTATTGTGCTGCTATCAGCAAGACGGTCAATCAATTCCGCACCCAATGCCGCTTCTACCTCAGCATAGGTCGCCTGTTCTATGATAGCCAGCGGCTGGTTGTAAATGTCCCAAATATATATCTCCCGCTTATATCCATTTTTGATAATTTCTTGCAAACGGTTGCGACTGTCATAATAATATTGCAGCGATGCTCCGTCGGTACGGCCTGATTGCTGATAGGAGAAAGTTTCAGGAGAATATGCATTGGGAGTCCATTCTTTATAAGTAGTAATATCCTGTTCTGTCAGAATATCATTTCTGTAGATATTTTTTTCCACAACCGGAGTGAGTATGTTTTTTGCTGTCATATCAGCATAGACTTCATCTTGTACCGGGTCATTCGCGTAATGAAAAGGATATTTAGATTCGACAGCTGCTGTTCCTACGCTATTAGTAACAGTCTGTTTTATTGGCAACAAGTATGTCGGGTCATATTCATAGGTCTTTGTTTCTGATATTTTTGAGCCATCAGGTAGATAAG from the Parabacteroides sp. FAFU027 genome contains:
- a CDS encoding DUF6443 domain-containing protein — its product is MKRLFILLIFFAVFMLSGFSQYNYYGYFDCARDAGSFNTYFSTSVSQDTRLPYYANCFDTYAVRGKYYVKFTITTTLDVTIDTYGSPAGAVSFEVYDSNRNHLQSCEYDYSLPTNSVRYMQGFITKRFSPGTYYIAAEATGSGDGVVTVNLTAPQPILLGDDIDHPIPIGYKDGNFTYFNQQNTNNFSSGALYYSLSTAQDMELTVSNCGSNVDDSFLYIMGVDNCFYEDNDDYDGSENCGNTRLAYHRTFLPAGNYIISTYGYDSGNVALKVSGTPMSNGVGDTFDNPIQVVWHNNDFTYSDTKNTTDFYNNGGNYLRDVYYSFVLGTKMDVTISHCGSALNDTYLHLLDWKGAEIVANENYTGSGACSNTSQAYIRKTLSAGTYYIISEGSTGNGNITTTLHGSTAVVDPPESGITPAGSPQNFIYTITPTVESTDVSSLTTGQSLQTVQYFDGLGRPSETVQRGITPQGADLVSGVEYDDFGRQTRQWLPGAVAGNNGAFVADFGTPARSSNAGDSKPYSLTEYEPTPLNRITGQYGAGIDWQNSGKKRKQEYTTNSTNSVKRFVVTGTGLALNGYYDANTLHGHKNTDEDGKTVEEFTDKLGHKVLSRTADDHDTYYVYDDYNNLSYVLPPMAADNINSTSDCGEAIGSWLDLYGYIYHYDGRKRCIEKKLPGCKWIYMVYDYADRLILSQDGNQRTKSQWTVNKYDQFDRLLYNGLITDGSSRETMKINHSNIAVNESYTGSGPVAGYSSSNLTPSTLLTVNYYDNYSFISNATLNYDNGQEQNGYTPYSSNAKTLLTGTRVYHLDDPSKYEVTALYYDKYGRVVQSRATNHLGGYDYEFFAYNFTGQPLNKRHVHKAYTNPEITEVYSFTYDHAGRLLKTYHKINNWASILLSSKVYDEVGRLDTTILHSGIQKIKYNYNVRGWLKSINSSEFKETLYYQDGATAGATPAYNGNISAQQWSTKQGGNALCQYSFTYDKLNRLKKATYSPDEVYNEEVGLYDKNGNIKSLIRNGHIYDWETWQQIPGIADDLTLQYNGNQLKHVTNNNIDIEFGSCPIFVDRWDENNSEDDNEYLYDNNGNQIADLNKSIAWMKYNSLNLPEKIQFSDGNKSQYLYDAAGVKRRVYYTYAATPLQTPIELGRTDQEYNGSLSGCWAIDYCGNFIYEQGYLKKILTPDGFLEPKFALGNFSASFSRYYYYLKDHLGNNRVCFQSDYLNRPISPSYSITQINSYYPFGQETDANYKNGYDASNQPYLYNGKEIDRMNGLNMLDYGARWYDPTIGRWSAVDPLAEKYPNVSPYVYCENNPVNYIDPDGRSMKKAWQHLKKAGSVTVSLGFQVGFKFDVNKKGVSGKINMLSMEFGGFEQGKNTLNVANPALSKESSLQLGLYGGGVKEEAKDKGKGQAEKTTTMSANAAFVTVENKKTTNYVENRNGTYTETGSKSETSVKTTESGGTVTTGGVALGLGVEGKVNWDEVAKAFSEVLKTITNTDKK
- a CDS encoding RDD family protein translates to MRRKRFLAAIIDFAIILLIGQLLMLLNLTHINYVTNIIFSLIFTLIICKDNMNGQSVGKYLMRIQIVDLQTDIEALNIKTMIRNIFLCLWPIEVIFFLIKPDRRLGDYVSKTKLIEVSQSQPLKLSKSDLKALLICFVIVLALSSLGVLFSSINFPLVKLLFK